From uncultured Pseudodesulfovibrio sp.:
AGAAGTAAGCCATGAACACGTACCAAAACCGCTTTAGCTTCTTTTTCTTTTTTAGCTTTCGCTTTTTTAGAAGCGCCTGCGGTCTTGGGGTGTACGTGTAACAACTAATTTTACATGACATCCACAAAAAGGGCCGTAGGCGATAAGCTTACGGCCCTTTTCTCTTGTGCCGCAAGCTTGATGCTACGGCCCGAAACAACGAGGGGCATCCGTTATGATGTTGGGTTTCGGGAGTGTTGAGATCGCATTGGCGTTTTGGCTGAGCATTGGTGCGACTATTTTGTGTGTAGTTTACGGAATTGTGAATTGGAACAATTCTGGCGAGCCTACAAAGATCGTAAAATCCGGGGAGGATCGGTAAATGGAAGGTAAAATCCTCGGAATTATTATCTATTTATGTGTCATTTTTTATCTAGGGTATCGTGCCTGGAAAAATACAAAACAATCTACGGACTATATGCTTGCTGGTCGTGGCATGAATCCTTTTGTCCTTGCCATGTCTTACGGTGCGACTTTTGTCTCAACTTCAGCCATTATTGGCTTTGGCGGAGTGTCCGGCATGTTTGGCATGTCTTTGCTCTGGCTAACTTTTTTGACCATATTTGTCGGTATTTTCATCGCCATGGTCTTTTTTGGTAAACGCACACGGCGCATGGGACTGGCTCTTGATTCTCACACGTTCCCTGAACTTTTGGGAAGACGTTATAAATCAAAATTCATTCAACAATTTTCAGGTGTTGTCATATTTGTTTTTATTCCGGTATACGCTGCCGCTGTTCTTATCGGTATTTGTCGGATGCTCGAGGTGGCATTTCCCGCTGTGAGTTATGGGGCATGGTTGCTTATTGTGACAGCCATTGTTGCCATGTATGTCATTACCGGCGGTCTCAAAGCCGTTATGTACACAGACGCCTTTCAGGGGACGATTATGGCTGCGATGATGCTTATCTTAATTGTTACCACCTACTCTCTTCTTGGTGGTATGACTGAAGCTCATCAGGCATTAACTGATATGATTAATTTGGTACCTGCCAAATTGCAGCAAGGTGGCCTCGTCGGCTGGACAACCGGACCGCATTTGCAGTCTCCAATAGGTCTGACCATCTATACTACTATTATATATGGTGTCGGTATTGGTGTTTTGGCGCAGCCCCAGTTGGCCATTCGATTCATGACTGTACCATCTGACCGCGAGTTAAACCGAGCTGTTGCCATCGGCGGTGTCTTCATTCTTCTGATGACCGGTGTCGCATTTCTTGCGGGCGCATTGTCCAATGTTGTTTTCTATAAGGAGTTCGGCAAGATATCTATTGTCATGGCTGGCGGTAATTTTGATAAAATTATCCCTCTTTATATCGACAAGATTATGCCGGGTTGGTTTTCAGGTCTTTTCCTTGTCGCCATGTTTGCGGCAGCCATGTCCACCATGAGCTCCCAGTATCATGTAGGCGGCACCTCGCTGTCCCGTGATTTTTTGGAACAGCACGTATCCATTGGCAATGGTGGCTCTTCCATGAAACTGAATAGGTTGGGAGTGACTGTCGCTGTTATCGCTACCCTGATTTGGGCGTGGCTCCTACCCGGTGGAGTTATTGCGCGTGCCACGGCCTTTTTCTTTGGCCTGTGTGCGGCATCCTTTCTGCCCATCTATGTTTTGGGGCTTTATTGGAAAGGTATGACTAAAATCGGGGCCAAAATATCCATGGTCGGTGGTTTCGTTTTCTCCATGTTCTGGCTTTTGTTCATTCACATCAAGGAAGCCGCACCAATTGGATTGTGTCAGGCTTTGACCGGACAGGTGACCTTGGTGGCAAACACGTCAAAAGGTTCATGGATCTGGTTGCTTCAATGGGTTGACCCCAATGTTGTCGCCCTGCCCGTTTCGTTAGCTTTGGCAGTCGGCATAAGTCTTGCCACCCGACGAATGGAACAAAAACATCTTGATCTCTGCTGGGACGGTCTGTGCTAACTATTCAATGTTAAAAGAAAAACATGGGTGCCGGAAGAATCAAGCCGGCACCCTTTTTTTATGAGTAATTGACAGCCGCACGCATTGCGCACATAAAAAGTCATTCACGAACAAAAGGATTGGATAAAATATGAAAAAGATCGATGTAAACGTCAAATTCCTGCACCCAGTCTGGGAAGAAAATGAACTTGCCTATGCAACCGAACATTCTGCCGGACTTGATTTGCGTGCTTGTATTGACACTGAGGACCTTGAAATCGGTCCCGGTGAAAAGGCTGCCATTCCTGCTGGAGTTGCCATTGAAATCCGTGAACCGAGTATTGCCGGTTACGTTTTTTCACGCAGCGGCCTTGGCACCAAGGATGGCCTGACCGTTAGTCAGGGCGTTGGCGTTATTGATCCCGATTATCGTGGTGAGATTAAGGTTTCCCTGCTGAATACCTCGGACAAGGTGCGACGAATTAAGCGCGGACAGCGCATCGCACAATTGGTGTTCATGCCCATCTTCCAGGCTGCCATTCTTCCGGTCGAGGAACTCGGCGATACGAACAGAGGCGCTGGAGGATTCGGGTCCACGGGAAAACATTAACTCAATAGAGATATAGAAATGAGTAATAAATTCGATGAAATAGTAAAAAAAGAAAATGCCCTCCTCTGTAACACGTATGGTCGGTACCCGTTGGCTATTTCCAAGGCCAAGGATTGCAGATTATATGACCTTGATGGCAACGAGTATTATGATTTTCTGGCAGGCATCGCGGTATGCAGCCTTGGTCACAGCCGTGAGGATTTGGCAGAAGTCATGGCCGAGCAGGCTAAGAAATTGGTTCATGTTTCCAACCTATTTTATCAGGAACCACAACTGGTACTGGCTGAAAAAATTTTAAGCACATGCAATGCCGGAAAAGTCTTTTTCTGTAATTCTGGTGCAGAAGCTAACGAAGGAGCTATTAAGCTTGCCCGAAAGTATATGGCCACAGTTCGAAAAGATGATCGTTACGAAATTATAACCTTGGAAAAATCCTTTCATGGCAGAACGTTGTCCACTCTGACGGCGACTGGGCAAACAGGTCCAATCAAGGACGGTTTTTCTCCATTACCTGAAGGATTCATTACGGTTCCCTTTGGTAATGTAAATGCCTTACGTGGGGCTATTGGCAAGAATACGGCTGCAATTATGATTGAGATGGTCCAGGGAGAAGGCGGTGCTCGCCCTCTGCCAAGTGATTATGTTAATGATATCGTTCAACTGTGCAAAGAAAATGGTATTCTTCTTATTGTCGACGAAGTTCAGACGGGCGTATGCCGGACCGGAAGAATGTGGGCGCATCAACATTATAATATTACGCCTGATATTTTTACTTCTGCCAAGGCGTTGGCCAACGGTCTGCCTATGGGGGCTGTGTTGTGTACGGATGAACTTGCCAAGGGCTTCACGCTTGGCTCTCATGGCACCACATTTGGTGGTGGAGCTGTTGTATCCGCTGTTGCTGCCAAAGTTCTGGACATCATGATTGACGAAAAAATGGCAGAACACGCATGGGACATGGGAGAATTTGCCGTAGCAGAAGCACAAAAATTGAAAGCCAAGTATCCCGATAAAATTGCTGGAACCCGTGGCCTTGGATTGTTGTTCGGTATTGAACTGACTTTTAATGGTGCGAATGTCTGGAAGGCGTTACTTGAGCATAAAATGGTTTGCAACCTCACTCAGGGAACCATTTTACGTCTAGTGCCACCCCTGACTATTACAAAAGAAGATATCACAGTCTTCATGAATGTTTTGGATACAATTCTTGAAACCGTGGAAATCGAGTCTGCTTGACCGCTCACGGTGTAGAGCGTATCTTTTGAAAAGAGGTACAATGTCATGAGTGGCGTCGCTCCCATAGGTTCGGTCAATGAGTATCAGCCCCTTACCCGAGAGGATGAGCGGGAACGCATTGAGCCGGATAATCAACCTCCTGTGCATGAAAAGTCCACAGAGGCTGTACAGGGAGCTGTTCGTAAGCAGTCCGAAAATGAAACCATTTACGGATTTAAATACACGGGCAGAGGCTCATTCATTGATAAGGTATTCTAATTGATACCAACGATATAATACATCATACAAGGCCGGGACATGGTTCCCGGCCTTACCATATGCAACCACTGGAGACACCACGACATGTCCACCCTTTTGAAGATCGAAATTGTCATTGCCGATGAACTGGCTGATGAAGCCGAAGGATTTATATCCACCAGAGTTGCTCATGGGTGGGAAGAAGGCGAAGCTGAAAACGGTCGTCGAATGACAATCTTTCTCGAAGATCACCCTTCTGGCAGACAGATTGCGCAAGATTTTCAAGCACAATTCCCAAAAGCATCCGTAATTTGTTCAGAAGAAGAACCGCAGGATTGGGTCATGGCATGGAAGGACTTTTTTACCCCTGTCAATTGTGGTGAAACATTCAAGATTTTTCCTCCGTGGCTTAATGAAGATGCGAAAAACGGTACTACGCATATTGTTATTGAACCCAAAATGGCTTTTGGAACAGGACATCACCCGACGACATCATTGTGCTTGGGGACAATTGGGACACTGGCAAAGGGAAAACATATTCATTCGGGGCAGACTTTTCTCGACCTTGGAACCGGGTCTGGTATCCTTGCCATTGGCCTTGCCAAGGCTGGTTTGACCGGTGTGGGCTTGGATATTGACCCGATTGCCATCCCATGTGCCGTTGAAAATGCAGAAATTAATGACGTTGCAGATTCTGTTGAAATGGCGGTCGGAACCATTGAGTGCCTTGATGAAGATGCGAAGTTTGATTTGATTGTTGCCAATATTCTTTCCGGTCCGCTTATTGAAATTGCTTCGGACATCCTTGCTCACATTGCTCCCGGCGGTTCTCTTGTCCTTTCTGGAATTTTGGCTGAAAAACAGTCTGATGCCGTGGCCCAAGCTTATGACAGACGAGGAATAGGCATGCCGCAACGGTTTGTGGAAGGCGAATGGGTCTGCCTTGTCTGGGAAAACATCAAGAGATAGCACCCATGTCTCAAGCTGACACAATTTTAGGCATGTATGAAGCCATGCATGCTGCACTTGGCGATAGCAATTGGTGGCCCGGCGAAACACCTTTCGAAATTTCGATAGGGGCTATCCTGACACAGAATACGAACTGGACGAATGTTGAAAAGGCCATCGACAATCTCAAGAATGCTGACTTGCTGTCGCCTGAAGCGATGCATGATCAGGATATCCATGAATTGGCAGAATTGATTCGTCCGGCTGGATATTACAATATTAAGGCTCGTCGGATATTTAACTTTCTCGGATTTCTGAAAAATGAAGTTTCCTACGATTTGTTGGCATTAAAAGAATACTCTTTGGAAAATGTTCGTCCAAAAATACTCGGCGTCAATGGAATCGGGCCGGAAACAGCCGATGCTATTCTTTTGTATGCACTTGATTTTCCCACCTTTGTTGTTGATGCGTACACAGCCCGGCTTGCCCACAGGCATGGACTGGCTTTCGAAGGAATTGATTACCACGAGCTTCAATCTCTTTTCATGGACGTTTTGCCGCAAGATGTGGCAATGTACAATGAATACCACGCCCTTATAGTCCGCATCGGCAAGGATTGGTGTAAAAAGAAACAAGGGCTGTGTGACACCTGCCCCTTGAAACACTTTTTAGAGTAACAGACTGAATGTATAAGCATTTCCTACTTATTCTCCTTATGACTTTACTCCTGACCGGCGTTGTTTTTGCTCAGGATGAAGGTGATATGTTGCATGAATCATTGCAACAGGAGCACGAACGTGCTGACGAGAATGAACAAAAAGTTCGTGATTTGACTCGGAAGGCCGGACGAATTTCAACCCGCCTTTCGGACATTGAACACGATGTGAAGTATTTGCAGGGGAAAATTCGCAAGCAGGAAAGATTTCTCAGCAAGATTAAAGAGAATGAACGCAAAGCTCGACAGGATCATTTTGCACTGGAAGAGGAAAAGCAACGGATATCCCTTGAGCTTTCCGGCTTGATGCAAACCTTGTGGCCCGTTCATTTACAAAATGTGCGTGCTCGATTTGAAGGCGTTGACAGTTGGGCAATGTTTGACCGTCGATTTAATTGGCTGGCTGAGATTTATGGGGCAACCAGTGATAAATTGGACGAAGCTCATGAAAATTCTAAACAAATCGCCAAAAATCTTGAGCAACAACGACTTTTGGAAGTTGAGGCTGAAAAACAACTCGCTAGTATTAACAAGAATAAAGATCGTTTGTTGGGCAACAAATATACCCTTCGAAAGAATTTGAAGACAATCCGCAAACAACGACAAGATGTTGAAACTGAGTTAACCGAGATTCTTTCGACTATTGAAGATCTTAAGTATCAGTTGCAATCTCAAAAAACCAAACGATTTTCTCTTTATAAGCGCACCCTTCCGTGGCCTGTTCAAGGACGCTTGGTGTCTGGTTTTAACCTTCGGGCAAAGCCGCCGATTCGCGGATTGGTCATTAGGACAAAAGAAGGTGCCAATGTTCAAGCTGTTTTTTGGGGCAAGGTTGTCCACAACGATACTTTGCGGGGGTTTGGGCATGTGGTGATTCTTTATCATGGATATGATTACTACAGCCTTTACGCCTATTTGGCAGATACTTTTGTCAGGAATGGACAAGAGGTTGAGAAAGATGAACCCTTGGGAACAGTTGGTTTTTATCCCAAGGCCGATGGGCCTGGATTGTATTTTGAATTGCGTTTTCATCAAAAACCAATTAATCCAAGAAATTGGTTAACAGCTTTAAAATGATAATCGTTAACCCTTTATAATACTCAGGACTCCGTTTTTCGGGAGGCTTTCATGCGCGTCACGCTTTGGATAGTTACATTTCTTCTTCTTTTTACTCTTACCATCGCCCCTGCACCGACCATGGCAGGCAGGGAAGATCATTTTGAGGCGCTCAAACGCTTCTCCCAGATTCTTGACTTGGTTGAAGGGCACTACGTAAAGCCTATTTCCAAAAAGGAACTCATCGACAATTCCATTAAGGGAATGATTGAACAGTTGGACCCCCATTCCGCTTATTTGACCCCGGAAGATTTCAAAGAAATGCAAGTTGATACTGCTGGTAAGTTCAGCGGTATCGGTATTGAAATCAGTCAGGAACAGGGCCGCATTCTTGTAGTTTCTCCCATTGAAGATACCCCTGCATACAAGGCCGGTCTGCTTGCCGGTGATCTTATTCTTGAAATCAACGGCGAGTCGACTCAAGGCATGACTTTAATGGACGCTGTAAAGCGTATCCGCGGAGAGAAAGGAACGACAGTTACCTTGCTCATTCTGCACAAGGAATCCAACAAGCCTGTGGAAGTGCCTATCGTTCGCGGCACTATTCCCATAGTTAACGTCAAGAGCCAGTCTCTTGAGGATGGATATTTATACCTCCGTTTAACCAAGTTTCAGGAATCCTCCACTCGTAATCTGCGTGAAGAAATCGAGAAATATCAGAAGAATCATACCCTCAAAGGTATTGTCTTTGACTTGAGAAATAACCCCGGAGGTCTTCTTGGTCAGGCGGTTTCCGTCGCCGACACCTTTATCGAAGACGGTACCATTGTTTACATTCAAGGAAAGGACAAGGCCAATCGTAAAGACTTCTATGCCACCAAGAATTCCAATGAAATCAAGGTGCCTCTTGTTACATTGATCAACGCTGGTTCTGCTTCGGCTTCCGAGATCGTAGCTGGCGCTCTTCAAGATCACCATCGCTCTCTCATTGTCGGTGAAGGTTCCTTTGGCAAGGGGTCGGTGCAAACCATTATTCCCATGTCTGATGGTTCCGGCATTAAATTGACTACCGCGTTGTATTATACTCCCAGCGGACGTTCCATTCAGGCCACCGGGATTGAACCTGATCTTCGTATTCCTT
This genomic window contains:
- a CDS encoding peptidoglycan DD-metalloendopeptidase family protein, with the protein product MKYLQGKIRKQERFLSKIKENERKARQDHFALEEEKQRISLELSGLMQTLWPVHLQNVRARFEGVDSWAMFDRRFNWLAEIYGATSDKLDEAHENSKQIAKNLEQQRLLEVEAEKQLASINKNKDRLLGNKYTLRKNLKTIRKQRQDVETELTEILSTIEDLKYQLQSQKTKRFSLYKRTLPWPVQGRLVSGFNLRAKPPIRGLVIRTKEGANVQAVFWGKVVHNDTLRGFGHVVILYHGYDYYSLYAYLADTFVRNGQEVEKDEPLGTVGFYPKADGPGLYFELRFHQKPINPRNWLTALK
- a CDS encoding sodium:solute symporter family protein yields the protein MEGKILGIIIYLCVIFYLGYRAWKNTKQSTDYMLAGRGMNPFVLAMSYGATFVSTSAIIGFGGVSGMFGMSLLWLTFLTIFVGIFIAMVFFGKRTRRMGLALDSHTFPELLGRRYKSKFIQQFSGVVIFVFIPVYAAAVLIGICRMLEVAFPAVSYGAWLLIVTAIVAMYVITGGLKAVMYTDAFQGTIMAAMMLILIVTTYSLLGGMTEAHQALTDMINLVPAKLQQGGLVGWTTGPHLQSPIGLTIYTTIIYGVGIGVLAQPQLAIRFMTVPSDRELNRAVAIGGVFILLMTGVAFLAGALSNVVFYKEFGKISIVMAGGNFDKIIPLYIDKIMPGWFSGLFLVAMFAAAMSTMSSQYHVGGTSLSRDFLEQHVSIGNGGSSMKLNRLGVTVAVIATLIWAWLLPGGVIARATAFFFGLCAASFLPIYVLGLYWKGMTKIGAKISMVGGFVFSMFWLLFIHIKEAAPIGLCQALTGQVTLVANTSKGSWIWLLQWVDPNVVALPVSLALAVGISLATRRMEQKHLDLCWDGLC
- a CDS encoding symporter small accessory protein; this encodes MLGFGSVEIALAFWLSIGATILCVVYGIVNWNNSGEPTKIVKSGEDR
- a CDS encoding aspartate aminotransferase family protein, coding for MSNKFDEIVKKENALLCNTYGRYPLAISKAKDCRLYDLDGNEYYDFLAGIAVCSLGHSREDLAEVMAEQAKKLVHVSNLFYQEPQLVLAEKILSTCNAGKVFFCNSGAEANEGAIKLARKYMATVRKDDRYEIITLEKSFHGRTLSTLTATGQTGPIKDGFSPLPEGFITVPFGNVNALRGAIGKNTAAIMIEMVQGEGGARPLPSDYVNDIVQLCKENGILLIVDEVQTGVCRTGRMWAHQHYNITPDIFTSAKALANGLPMGAVLCTDELAKGFTLGSHGTTFGGGAVVSAVAAKVLDIMIDEKMAEHAWDMGEFAVAEAQKLKAKYPDKIAGTRGLGLLFGIELTFNGANVWKALLEHKMVCNLTQGTILRLVPPLTITKEDITVFMNVLDTILETVEIESA
- the dut gene encoding dUTP diphosphatase, with amino-acid sequence MKKIDVNVKFLHPVWEENELAYATEHSAGLDLRACIDTEDLEIGPGEKAAIPAGVAIEIREPSIAGYVFSRSGLGTKDGLTVSQGVGVIDPDYRGEIKVSLLNTSDKVRRIKRGQRIAQLVFMPIFQAAILPVEELGDTNRGAGGFGSTGKH
- a CDS encoding 50S ribosomal protein L11 methyltransferase; amino-acid sequence: MSTLLKIEIVIADELADEAEGFISTRVAHGWEEGEAENGRRMTIFLEDHPSGRQIAQDFQAQFPKASVICSEEEPQDWVMAWKDFFTPVNCGETFKIFPPWLNEDAKNGTTHIVIEPKMAFGTGHHPTTSLCLGTIGTLAKGKHIHSGQTFLDLGTGSGILAIGLAKAGLTGVGLDIDPIAIPCAVENAEINDVADSVEMAVGTIECLDEDAKFDLIVANILSGPLIEIASDILAHIAPGGSLVLSGILAEKQSDAVAQAYDRRGIGMPQRFVEGEWVCLVWENIKR
- a CDS encoding S41 family peptidase, whose product is MRVTLWIVTFLLLFTLTIAPAPTMAGREDHFEALKRFSQILDLVEGHYVKPISKKELIDNSIKGMIEQLDPHSAYLTPEDFKEMQVDTAGKFSGIGIEISQEQGRILVVSPIEDTPAYKAGLLAGDLILEINGESTQGMTLMDAVKRIRGEKGTTVTLLILHKESNKPVEVPIVRGTIPIVNVKSQSLEDGYLYLRLTKFQESSTRNLREEIEKYQKNHTLKGIVFDLRNNPGGLLGQAVSVADTFIEDGTIVYIQGKDKANRKDFYATKNSNEIKVPLVTLINAGSASASEIVAGALQDHHRSLIVGEGSFGKGSVQTIIPMSDGSGIKLTTALYYTPSGRSIQATGIEPDLRIPFVAPNKDDDAGMRDRFTLREKDLNRHLENGSKSSKSGKDADAEKAKDMLARDNQLRMALELVKSLPKLREIR
- a CDS encoding endonuclease III domain-containing protein; the encoded protein is MSQADTILGMYEAMHAALGDSNWWPGETPFEISIGAILTQNTNWTNVEKAIDNLKNADLLSPEAMHDQDIHELAELIRPAGYYNIKARRIFNFLGFLKNEVSYDLLALKEYSLENVRPKILGVNGIGPETADAILLYALDFPTFVVDAYTARLAHRHGLAFEGIDYHELQSLFMDVLPQDVAMYNEYHALIVRIGKDWCKKKQGLCDTCPLKHFLE